One Bactrocera tryoni isolate S06 unplaced genomic scaffold, CSIRO_BtryS06_freeze2 scaffold_109, whole genome shotgun sequence genomic region harbors:
- the LOC120779421 gene encoding cytochrome b reductase 1-like: protein FVHFTAILVYRGFRNVRKKTLKWTHAGIHLTAFVLTVIALITVFDSHNLANPPTPNMYSLHSWVGMGAVIVFGLQYVAGFTAYLAPGWRQALKVAYMPLHIYFGLFGFVLAIASALMGITEKAIFAISDYSSFSSAGVMGNCLGVVYVIFGALVVYLVTEGSYKRKPLPEDAVLLTGANE, encoded by the exons TTCGTCCACTTCACAGCCATACTCGTCTATCGTGGCTTCCGCAATGTGCGCAAGAAGACCCTCAAGTGGACACATGCCGGCATTCATTTGACTGCCTTCGTATTGACCGTCATTGCACTGATCACCGTCTTCGATTCGCACAACTTGGCCAATCCACCAACACCGAACATGTACTCGTTGCACTCGTGGGTGGGTATGGGCGCTGTCATCGTCTTCGGCTTGCAATATGTGGCCGGATTTACAGCTTATCTCGCACCCGGCTGGCGGCAGGCACTCAAGGTCGCCTACATGCCATTGCACATATACTTCGGACTCTTCGGCTTCGTCTTGGCCATAGCAAGCGCACTCATGGGCATCACCGAGAAGGCTATATTCGCTAT TTCCGATTACTCATCGTTCTCGAGTGCTGGCGTCATGGGTAACTGTTTGGGCGTGGTCTATGTGATTTTCGGCGCTTTGGTGGTCTATCTGGTTACTGAGGGTTCCTATAAGCGCAAACCATTGCCGGAGGACGCTGTGCTCCTCACGGGTGCTAATgaataa